The Shinella zoogloeoides genome includes a region encoding these proteins:
- the speB gene encoding agmatinase, whose product MSETFHQPVDAAKVPRFAGHATFMRLPAVPSPKGLDIALAGIPWDGGTTNRAGARHGPREVRNQSSLMRSTHHVFKTEPFRVANIADIGDLAVNPIDLLDALRLIEEGVAEIVSAGALPLCVGGDHLTTLPILRAVARQKQVGLIQFDAHSDTNDTYFGNNPYTHGTPFRRAIEEGLLDPRRIVQIGIRGSVYAPDEHDWAIAQGIRIIYMEEFVGRGVEDVMAEAREIVGQNPTYVTFDIDAIDPSMAPGTGTPEIGGFTTREAQQMVRLLDGLNLVGADVVEVSPPFDLAGMTSIAGATIMFELMCILARQIEKARKATSKP is encoded by the coding sequence ATGAGCGAGACGTTCCATCAACCTGTAGATGCCGCAAAGGTACCCCGGTTTGCCGGTCACGCGACATTCATGCGGCTGCCTGCAGTTCCCTCTCCGAAGGGCCTCGACATTGCTCTGGCCGGCATTCCCTGGGATGGTGGAACGACCAACCGGGCCGGCGCGCGCCATGGCCCTCGGGAGGTCCGCAACCAATCCAGCCTGATGCGCAGCACCCACCACGTCTTCAAGACGGAGCCATTTCGCGTCGCCAACATCGCCGATATCGGTGACCTTGCGGTCAACCCGATCGATCTGCTGGACGCCCTCCGGCTGATCGAGGAAGGCGTTGCCGAAATCGTCAGCGCCGGGGCGCTTCCCCTGTGCGTCGGCGGCGATCATTTGACCACCCTGCCTATCCTGCGCGCAGTCGCAAGGCAGAAGCAGGTCGGGCTCATCCAGTTCGACGCTCATTCCGATACGAACGACACCTATTTCGGAAACAATCCCTACACGCATGGCACCCCTTTCCGACGTGCGATCGAGGAGGGACTTCTCGATCCGCGCCGCATCGTCCAGATCGGAATTCGCGGTTCGGTTTATGCCCCGGACGAGCATGACTGGGCCATCGCCCAGGGAATTCGCATTATCTATATGGAGGAATTCGTGGGCCGCGGCGTCGAGGACGTCATGGCCGAAGCGCGCGAGATAGTCGGCCAGAACCCGACCTATGTGACATTCGACATCGACGCGATCGATCCGTCGATGGCTCCCGGGACCGGCACACCGGAAATCGGTGGCTTCACGACGCGGGAAGCGCAGCAGATGGTCCGGCTGCTCGACGGCCTCAACCTCGTCGGCGCCGATGTCGTGGAGGTTTCACCGCCGTTCGACCTTGCCGGCATGACCTCCATCGCCGGCGCGACCATCATGTTCGAGTTGATGTGTATTCTGGCGAGGCAGATTGAAAAGGCACGGAAAGCAACTTCCAAGCCTTGA
- a CDS encoding siderophore-interacting protein, with translation MQARQYTAQARIALSNPGPVIADFCAHMVEHNAVVSEGPEGPELRLGAIRARFSRDGDATLVDVAAPDLEGLYLARMSVASHILEFAGDDPPVIAWTGDGGEIARPPNFQILEVIGCRTLTPHMRRLTLAGENVARFAGLDALHLNLMVQRPEAARPQWPRVGANGMIEWEEPDLRPLMRKYTVRSLDLAAGTLDIDFVLHEDAGPGSDFAARAAVGDLVGVVGPGGGGLAAADWYLFAGDETALPAIARMLEALPAEARGHAFLEVADAAEVQPLAAPPGIAVAWLMRDGKAAGTTTLLIDAVRATAFPAEGEKVYLWAGCEFEAFRAIRAFARQEKALTGDEHLVVSYWRRGTVEGA, from the coding sequence ATGCAAGCCAGGCAATATACCGCACAGGCCCGGATCGCGCTCAGCAATCCCGGCCCCGTCATCGCGGACTTCTGCGCGCACATGGTTGAGCACAATGCGGTGGTGAGCGAGGGCCCGGAGGGCCCAGAGCTGCGGCTCGGCGCCATTCGCGCCCGCTTCTCGCGCGACGGCGACGCGACGCTGGTCGATGTCGCCGCGCCCGATCTCGAAGGGCTCTATCTTGCCCGCATGTCCGTCGCCTCGCATATCCTGGAATTTGCCGGCGACGATCCGCCGGTCATCGCCTGGACGGGCGACGGCGGCGAGATCGCCCGCCCGCCGAACTTCCAGATCCTTGAGGTCATAGGCTGTCGCACGCTCACCCCGCATATGCGCCGGCTGACGCTGGCCGGCGAGAACGTCGCGCGTTTCGCCGGCCTCGATGCACTGCACCTCAACCTCATGGTCCAGCGCCCGGAGGCGGCAAGGCCGCAATGGCCGCGGGTCGGCGCCAACGGGATGATCGAATGGGAGGAGCCGGACCTGCGCCCGCTGATGCGCAAGTACACGGTCCGCTCGCTCGACCTTGCCGCCGGAACGCTCGATATCGATTTCGTGTTGCACGAGGACGCCGGGCCGGGCTCGGATTTCGCCGCGCGGGCGGCGGTCGGCGATTTGGTCGGCGTGGTCGGCCCCGGTGGCGGCGGCCTCGCTGCGGCGGACTGGTATCTCTTCGCCGGGGACGAGACGGCCCTGCCGGCCATCGCCCGCATGCTGGAAGCCCTGCCGGCGGAAGCACGCGGCCATGCATTCCTGGAGGTCGCCGACGCGGCCGAGGTGCAGCCGCTTGCCGCCCCGCCCGGCATCGCGGTCGCGTGGCTGATGCGCGATGGCAAGGCAGCCGGCACCACGACCCTGCTCATCGACGCGGTTCGCGCCACCGCCTTTCCGGCGGAAGGCGAAAAGGTCTATCTCTGGGCCGGCTGCGAATTCGAAGCTTTCCGCGCGATCCGTGCCTTCGCCCGCCAGGAAAAGGCGCTCACCGGCGACGAGCACCTCGTCGTCTCCTACTGGCGCCGCGGAACGGTCGAGGGCGCCTAG